Proteins encoded in a region of the Streptomyces sp. NBC_00310 genome:
- a CDS encoding nucleotidyltransferase domain-containing protein produces MTRSDATAGLPGSATDTEALLGRFLDELRELAPLAVWAHGSLGGGDYQEGRSDLDLIAVLNGPVTARTAWRAARLHARLRHDPLAAQLHCTYLTPGTADDAERKHLTWAHRQLFRRTVTPVTRRELHTFGLLLHGEPPTALLPPVSDIELDAFVVRDQKEFWRPAVDRARLWDQDVWVDLGLLTFARATATLRDGRLISKRDALDLLPALGAPAEVVGDIRRRRYGQRAEEVPHRGELTRVFLGPAIDDLVRTYG; encoded by the coding sequence ATGACACGCAGCGACGCGACCGCCGGCTTACCCGGCTCCGCCACCGACACCGAGGCCCTGCTCGGCCGCTTCCTCGACGAACTCCGGGAACTCGCCCCGCTCGCCGTCTGGGCCCACGGCTCCCTCGGCGGCGGCGACTACCAGGAGGGCCGCAGCGACCTGGACCTGATCGCCGTCCTGAACGGTCCGGTCACCGCCCGGACCGCCTGGCGGGCGGCGCGGCTGCACGCCCGCCTGCGCCACGATCCGCTCGCCGCCCAGCTGCACTGCACCTACCTGACCCCCGGCACGGCGGACGACGCCGAGCGCAAGCACCTCACCTGGGCCCACCGGCAGCTGTTCCGGCGGACGGTCACCCCGGTCACCCGGCGCGAGCTGCACACCTTCGGCCTGCTCCTGCACGGCGAACCGCCCACGGCGCTGCTGCCGCCGGTCTCCGACATCGAGCTGGACGCCTTCGTCGTCCGCGACCAGAAGGAGTTCTGGCGGCCGGCGGTCGACCGGGCCCGCCTCTGGGACCAGGACGTCTGGGTCGACCTCGGACTGCTCACGTTCGCCCGCGCCACCGCCACCCTGCGCGACGGCCGCCTGATCTCCAAGCGCGACGCCCTGGACCTGCTGCCCGCCCTGGGAGCGCCCGCCGAGGTGGTCGGGGACATCAGGCGCCGCCGGTACGGGCAGCGGGCCGAGGAGGTGCCGCACCGGGGCGAGCTGACCCGGGTGTTCCTCGGCCCGGCGATCGACGACCTCGTACGGACGTACGGCTGA
- a CDS encoding heme o synthase, translating into MTAVESRPPGVLGASNTNSSRGQRPIGARVKAFVALTKPRIIELLLITTVPVMFLAEQGVPDLWLVLATCIGGYLSAGGANALNMYIDRDIDALMERTSQRPLVTGLVTPREGLVFGITLAVVSTAWFGVLVNWLSAWLSLGALLFYVVVYTMILKRRTSQNIVWGGIAGCMPVLIGWSAVTNSMSWAAVILFLVIFFWTPPHYWPLSMKVKDDYARVGVPMLPVVASNKVVARQIVLYSWVMVAVSLMLTPLGYTGWFYTAVALVTGGWWLWEAHALQNRAKSGATGGKLKEMRLFHWSITYVSLLFVAVAVDPFLR; encoded by the coding sequence GTGACGGCCGTCGAATCCCGTCCACCGGGAGTGCTGGGCGCGAGCAACACGAACAGCAGCCGGGGTCAGCGGCCGATCGGGGCCCGCGTCAAGGCGTTCGTGGCGCTGACGAAGCCGCGGATCATCGAACTGCTGCTGATCACCACCGTTCCGGTGATGTTCCTCGCCGAGCAGGGTGTCCCGGACCTCTGGCTGGTGCTCGCCACGTGCATCGGCGGCTACCTCTCCGCGGGCGGCGCCAACGCGCTCAACATGTACATCGACCGCGACATCGACGCGCTCATGGAGCGCACCTCGCAGCGTCCGCTGGTCACCGGCCTGGTCACCCCGCGTGAGGGCCTGGTCTTCGGTATCACCCTCGCGGTCGTCTCCACCGCCTGGTTCGGTGTCCTCGTCAACTGGCTGTCCGCCTGGCTGTCGCTCGGGGCGCTCCTCTTCTACGTCGTCGTCTACACGATGATCCTCAAGCGGCGTACGTCCCAGAACATCGTCTGGGGCGGCATCGCCGGCTGCATGCCGGTCCTCATCGGCTGGTCCGCGGTGACGAACTCGATGTCATGGGCCGCGGTCATCCTCTTCCTCGTCATCTTCTTCTGGACGCCGCCGCACTACTGGCCCCTCTCCATGAAGGTGAAGGACGACTACGCCCGCGTCGGCGTCCCGATGCTCCCGGTGGTCGCCTCCAACAAGGTCGTCGCGCGGCAGATCGTCCTCTACAGCTGGGTGATGGTCGCGGTCTCGCTGATGCTGACCCCCCTCGGTTACACGGGCTGGTTCTACACCGCGGTCGCCCTGGTGACCGGCGGCTGGTGGCTCTGGGAGGCCCACGCCCTCCAGAACCGCGCGAAGAGCGGCGCGACCGGCGGCAAGCTCAAGGAAATGCGCCTGTTCCACTGGTCGATCACGTACGTGTCGCTGCTGTTCGTGGCGGTGGCGGTGGACCCCTTCCTCCGCTGA
- the zwf gene encoding glucose-6-phosphate dehydrogenase, whose protein sequence is MSSSNPLRDAADRRLPRIAGPSGLVIFGVTGDLSRKKLMPAVYDLANRGLLPPGFSLVGFARREWANEDFAQEVHDAVKEHARTPFREEVWQQLIQGMRFVQGTFDDDESFERLRDTIEELDKAQGTGGNFAFYLSVPPSAFPVVIQQLRKHGLADQSRGSWRRAVIEKPFGHDLASAEELNTTVEEVFAPDQVFRIDHYLGKETVQNILALRFANTMFEPIWNRSFVDHVQITMAEDIGIGGRAGYYDGIGAARDVIQNHLLQLMALTAMEEPASFDADALAAEKTKVLGAVKLPNDLGRNTVFAQYAAGWQGGEKVIGYLEEDGIDRKSKTDTYAAIKVEVDNRRWAGVPFYLRTGKRLGRRVTEIAVVFQRAPHSPFDSTATEELGQNAIVIRVQPDEGVTVRFGSKVPGTSMEIRDVSMDFAYGESFTESSPEAYERLILDVLLGDSNLFPRTEEVELSWKILDPIEEYWDKHGRPAQYQAGTWGPVEADEMLERDGRSWRRP, encoded by the coding sequence TTGTCGAGCAGCAATCCGCTGCGTGACGCCGCGGACCGACGGCTCCCGCGTATCGCGGGGCCGTCGGGCCTGGTCATCTTCGGCGTCACAGGCGATTTGTCACGTAAAAAGCTGATGCCTGCCGTGTACGACCTCGCCAATCGCGGACTGCTGCCGCCGGGCTTCTCGCTCGTCGGTTTCGCGCGCCGGGAGTGGGCGAACGAGGACTTCGCGCAGGAGGTGCACGACGCGGTCAAGGAACACGCGCGTACGCCCTTCCGCGAGGAGGTCTGGCAGCAGCTCATCCAGGGCATGCGGTTCGTCCAGGGCACCTTCGACGACGACGAGTCCTTCGAGCGGCTGCGCGACACCATCGAGGAACTGGACAAGGCACAGGGCACGGGCGGCAACTTCGCCTTCTACCTCTCGGTGCCGCCGTCCGCGTTCCCGGTCGTCATCCAGCAGCTGCGGAAGCACGGTCTGGCCGACCAGTCGCGTGGCTCCTGGCGCCGGGCGGTCATCGAGAAGCCGTTCGGCCACGACCTGGCGTCGGCCGAGGAACTCAACACGACCGTGGAAGAGGTCTTCGCCCCGGACCAGGTCTTCCGCATCGACCACTACCTCGGCAAGGAGACCGTCCAGAACATCCTGGCGCTCCGCTTCGCCAACACGATGTTCGAACCGATCTGGAACCGGTCCTTCGTCGACCACGTGCAGATCACGATGGCCGAGGACATCGGCATCGGCGGCCGCGCGGGCTACTACGACGGCATCGGCGCGGCCCGTGACGTCATCCAGAACCACCTGCTCCAGCTGATGGCGCTGACCGCGATGGAGGAGCCCGCCTCCTTCGACGCGGACGCGCTCGCCGCGGAGAAGACGAAGGTCCTCGGCGCGGTGAAGCTGCCGAACGACCTGGGCCGGAACACCGTGTTCGCGCAGTACGCGGCCGGCTGGCAGGGCGGCGAGAAGGTCATCGGCTACCTCGAAGAGGACGGCATCGACCGCAAGTCGAAGACCGACACGTACGCGGCGATCAAGGTCGAGGTCGACAACCGGCGCTGGGCGGGAGTGCCGTTCTATCTGCGGACCGGCAAGCGCCTCGGCCGCCGCGTCACGGAGATCGCGGTCGTCTTCCAGCGCGCCCCGCACTCCCCCTTCGACTCCACCGCCACCGAGGAGCTGGGCCAGAACGCGATCGTCATCCGCGTCCAGCCCGACGAGGGCGTGACGGTCCGCTTCGGTTCGAAGGTCCCCGGCACGTCGATGGAGATCCGGGACGTGTCCATGGACTTCGCGTACGGCGAGTCCTTCACGGAGTCCAGCCCCGAGGCGTACGAGCGGCTCATCCTGGACGTCCTGCTCGGCGACTCGAACCTCTTCCCGCGCACCGAGGAGGTCGAGCTGTCCTGGAAGATCCTCGACCCGATCGAGGAGTACTGGGACAAGCACGGCAGGCCCGCGCAGTACCAGGCGGGCACGTGGGGTCCCGTCGAGGCGGACGAGATGCTCGAGCGAGACGGACGGAGCTGGCGTCGGCCATGA
- a CDS encoding ABC transporter permease: MSASTSSGAYTPKPGAAPLSRMIAAQAALETKMLLRNGEQLLLTVVIPTLLLVLFGSVDIVDTGGGKAVDFLAPGILALAVMSTAFTGQAIATGFERRYGVLKRLAVSPLPRWGLMAAKTLSVLVTEILQVVLLTVIAFAMGWNPHGNPFAVLLLLILGTAAFSGLGLLMAGTLKAEATLAAANLVFLLLLVGGGVVIPLDRFPDAAQSVLGLLPISALSDGLRDVLQHGAGMPWGDLGILAGWAVLGLGAAARFFRWE; this comes from the coding sequence ATGAGCGCGAGTACCAGCTCGGGCGCCTACACGCCGAAGCCGGGCGCCGCCCCGCTCTCCCGCATGATCGCGGCGCAGGCGGCCCTGGAGACGAAGATGCTGCTGCGCAACGGCGAGCAGTTGCTCCTGACGGTCGTCATCCCGACGCTGCTGCTGGTGCTGTTCGGCTCGGTGGACATCGTCGACACGGGCGGGGGGAAGGCGGTCGACTTCCTGGCGCCCGGCATCCTCGCGCTCGCCGTGATGTCGACGGCGTTCACCGGCCAGGCCATCGCCACCGGCTTCGAGCGCCGCTACGGCGTACTGAAGCGGCTCGCCGTCTCGCCGCTCCCCCGCTGGGGGCTGATGGCCGCGAAGACGCTGTCCGTGCTGGTCACGGAGATCCTCCAGGTCGTCCTGCTCACGGTGATCGCCTTCGCGATGGGCTGGAACCCGCACGGCAACCCCTTCGCCGTGCTGCTCCTGCTCATCCTCGGCACGGCCGCCTTCTCGGGCCTCGGTCTGCTGATGGCGGGCACCCTGAAGGCGGAGGCGACGCTGGCGGCGGCGAACCTGGTGTTCCTGCTGCTGCTCGTGGGCGGCGGCGTCGTCATCCCGTTGGACAGGTTCCCGGACGCGGCGCAGAGCGTGCTCGGGCTGCTGCCGATCTCGGCGCTGTCGGACGGGCTGCGGGACGTCCTCCAGCACGGGGCCGGGATGCCGTGGGGCGACCTCGGGATCCTCGCCGGGTGGGCGGTGCTCGGGCTGGGCGCGGCGGCCCGCTTCTTCCGCTGGGAGTAG
- the tkt gene encoding transketolase: MSTKPTTTDLAWTELDQRAVDTARVLAADAVQKVGNGHPGTAMSLAPAAYTLFQKVMRHDPADPDWVGRDRFVLSAGHSSLTLYIQLYLGGFGLELADLESFRTWGSKTPGHPEYGHTRGVETTTGPLGQGVANAVGMAMAARYERGLFDPEAAQGDSPFDHHVFVIAGDGCLQEGISAEASSLAGHQKLGNLVLLWDDNHISIEGDTETAVSEDTAKRYEAYGWHVQRVEPKPDGDLDPAALYAAIEAAKAVTDRPSFIAMRSIIAWPAPNAQNTEAAHGSALGADEVAATKRVLGFDPAKNFEVTDEVITHTRALGERGREARAAWEKQLQEWRNNNAERAAEFDRISAGELPTGWESHLPEFETGKGVATRAASGKVLQALGAVIPELWGGSADLAGSNNTTIDKASSFLPADNPLPEADPYGRTIHFGIREHAMAAEMNGIALHGNTRIFGGTFLVFSDYMRNAVRLSALMHLPVTYVWTHDSIGLGEDGPTHQPVEHLAALRAIPGLNVVRPADANETAIAWREILRRWTKEFGKGAPHGLALTRQGVPTYEANEDAAKGGYVLFEASTGSPEVVLIATGSEVHVAVGARERLEAGGVPTRVVSMPSVEWFEEQDQGYRESVLPPSVKARVAVEAGIGLTWHRYVGDAGRIVSLEHFGASADGKVLFQEFGFTAENVAAVAQESLAAAQR, translated from the coding sequence GTGAGCACCAAGCCGACCACTACAGACCTCGCGTGGACCGAATTGGACCAGCGGGCCGTGGACACCGCCCGCGTCCTGGCCGCCGACGCCGTACAGAAGGTCGGCAACGGCCATCCGGGTACGGCGATGAGCCTGGCGCCCGCCGCGTACACCCTCTTCCAGAAGGTGATGCGGCACGACCCGGCCGACCCCGACTGGGTGGGCCGTGACCGGTTCGTCCTGTCCGCCGGTCATTCCTCCCTGACCCTCTACATCCAGTTGTACCTGGGCGGCTTCGGCCTGGAGCTGGCGGACCTGGAGTCCTTCCGCACCTGGGGTTCGAAGACCCCGGGCCACCCGGAGTACGGGCACACCAGGGGTGTGGAGACGACGACCGGGCCGCTGGGGCAGGGTGTGGCCAACGCGGTGGGCATGGCGATGGCCGCCCGCTACGAGCGTGGTCTGTTCGACCCGGAGGCCGCCCAGGGCGACTCCCCGTTCGATCACCATGTGTTCGTGATCGCCGGTGACGGGTGTCTGCAGGAGGGCATCTCCGCGGAGGCGTCCTCGCTGGCCGGTCACCAGAAGCTCGGCAACCTGGTCCTGCTGTGGGACGACAACCACATCTCGATCGAGGGTGACACCGAGACGGCCGTGTCCGAGGACACCGCCAAGCGGTACGAGGCGTACGGCTGGCATGTGCAGCGTGTGGAGCCGAAGCCGGACGGCGACCTCGACCCGGCCGCGCTGTACGCGGCGATCGAGGCCGCGAAGGCGGTCACCGACAGGCCGTCGTTCATCGCGATGCGCTCGATCATCGCCTGGCCCGCCCCGAACGCGCAGAACACCGAGGCCGCGCACGGCTCGGCGCTGGGTGCGGACGAGGTCGCCGCCACCAAGCGGGTCCTGGGCTTCGACCCGGCCAAGAACTTCGAGGTCACCGACGAGGTCATCACGCACACGCGTGCCCTGGGCGAGCGTGGCCGTGAGGCCCGGGCGGCCTGGGAGAAGCAGCTCCAGGAGTGGCGCAACAACAACGCCGAGCGGGCGGCCGAGTTCGACCGGATCAGCGCGGGTGAGCTGCCGACGGGCTGGGAGTCGCATCTGCCGGAGTTCGAGACGGGCAAGGGTGTCGCCACCCGTGCCGCGTCCGGCAAGGTCCTGCAGGCGCTGGGCGCGGTGATCCCGGAGCTGTGGGGCGGCTCGGCGGACCTGGCCGGTTCGAACAACACCACGATCGACAAGGCGTCGTCGTTCCTGCCGGCGGACAACCCGCTGCCGGAGGCGGACCCCTACGGCCGCACGATCCACTTCGGTATCCGTGAGCACGCGATGGCCGCGGAGATGAACGGCATCGCGCTGCACGGCAACACCCGTATCTTCGGCGGCACGTTCCTGGTGTTCTCCGACTACATGCGCAACGCCGTCCGTCTCTCCGCGCTCATGCACCTGCCGGTGACGTATGTGTGGACGCACGACTCCATCGGTCTGGGCGAGGACGGCCCCACCCACCAGCCGGTGGAGCATCTGGCCGCGCTGCGGGCGATCCCGGGTCTGAACGTGGTCCGTCCGGCCGATGCCAACGAGACGGCGATCGCCTGGCGCGAGATCCTCAGGCGCTGGACCAAGGAGTTCGGCAAGGGCGCGCCGCACGGTCTGGCGCTGACCCGTCAGGGTGTGCCGACGTACGAGGCCAACGAGGATGCCGCCAAGGGTGGTTACGTCCTGTTCGAGGCCTCCACCGGAAGCCCGGAGGTCGTGCTGATCGCGACCGGTTCCGAGGTGCATGTGGCCGTCGGGGCGCGTGAGCGGCTCGAGGCCGGCGGGGTGCCCACGCGGGTCGTCTCGATGCCGTCGGTGGAGTGGTTCGAGGAGCAGGACCAGGGGTACCGGGAGAGCGTTCTGCCGCCGTCCGTCAAGGCGCGTGTCGCGGTCGAGGCCGGGATCGGTCTGACCTGGCACCGGTACGTCGGTGACGCCGGTCGCATCGTTTCGCTGGAGCACTTCGGTGCTTCGGCCGACGGCAAGGTCCTCTTCCAGGAGTTCGGCTTCACTGCCGAGAACGTGGCCGCGGTCGCGCAGGAATCGCTCGCGGCCGCTCAGCGCTGA
- a CDS encoding amidohydrolase family protein, protein MIETPSLVDQYCHGVLRTELGLGTFEAHLARSEGPPAPGTTFFDTQTGFAVRRWCPPLLGLEPHCPPAHYLARRRELGVLEAGRRLLRGSGITTYLVDTGLPGDLTGPGEMASTGDADAHEIVRLELLAEQVADTSGTVESFLANLAESVHAAAANAVAFASVAGVRHGLAFAPEPPGPGEVRGAVGRWLAHRPVGGALCDPVLLRHLLWIAVASGRPLQLHAGLGEPGPRIDATDPALLTDFARATAGLGTDLVLLHGYPYHRHAAHLAGVFPHVYADLGAELVRTGARATAVLAEVLELAPFGKLLFSSGAHGLPELHVVGARLFREALARVLGTWVAEGAWSPTDAQRVAGLIAAGNARRVYGLE, encoded by the coding sequence ATGATCGAAACGCCGTCCCTCGTGGACCAGTACTGCCACGGCGTCCTACGCACGGAGCTGGGCCTCGGCACCTTCGAGGCCCACCTCGCCCGCAGCGAGGGCCCGCCGGCCCCGGGCACCACCTTCTTCGACACCCAGACGGGATTCGCCGTACGCCGCTGGTGCCCGCCCCTGCTGGGCCTGGAACCACACTGCCCACCGGCCCACTATCTCGCCCGGCGCCGTGAACTGGGCGTACTGGAGGCCGGCCGCAGACTCCTGCGGGGCAGCGGCATCACGACCTACCTCGTCGACACGGGGCTGCCGGGGGACCTCACCGGACCGGGCGAGATGGCCTCGACGGGAGACGCGGACGCCCACGAGATCGTCCGCCTCGAACTCCTCGCCGAACAGGTCGCCGACACCTCCGGCACCGTCGAGTCGTTCCTGGCCAATCTCGCCGAGTCGGTGCACGCGGCCGCCGCGAACGCCGTCGCCTTCGCGTCGGTGGCGGGCGTACGGCACGGCCTGGCATTCGCGCCCGAACCACCCGGGCCGGGGGAGGTGCGGGGCGCGGTCGGGCGCTGGCTCGCGCACCGGCCGGTCGGCGGGGCGCTCTGCGACCCGGTGCTCCTGCGCCACCTGCTGTGGATCGCCGTCGCCTCGGGCCGCCCCCTCCAACTCCACGCGGGCCTCGGCGAACCCGGTCCGCGCATCGACGCCACCGACCCCGCCCTGCTCACCGACTTCGCCCGCGCCACGGCGGGCCTCGGCACCGACCTGGTCCTGCTGCACGGCTACCCCTACCACCGCCACGCGGCCCACCTCGCCGGTGTCTTCCCGCATGTCTACGCCGACCTGGGCGCCGAACTCGTCCGCACCGGCGCCCGGGCCACCGCCGTACTCGCCGAGGTCCTCGAACTGGCCCCGTTCGGCAAGCTCCTCTTCTCCAGCGGCGCCCACGGCCTGCCCGAGCTGCATGTGGTCGGGGCCCGGCTGTTCCGCGAGGCGCTGGCGCGGGTGCTGGGGACCTGGGTGGCGGAGGGCGCCTGGTCGCCGACGGACGCGCAGCGCGTGGCGGGACTGATCGCGGCGGGGAACGCGCGGCGGGTGTACGGGCTGGAGTGA
- the tal gene encoding transaldolase — protein MTDALKRLSEEGVAIWLDDLSRKRITSGNLAELLDQQHVVGVTTNPSIFQKAISSGDGYEQQVSDLAARKVTVEEAIRMITTADVRDAADILRPVFDATGGQDGRVSIEVDPRLAHNTKATVAEAKQLAWLVDRPNTLIKIPATKAGLPAITETIGLGISVNVTLIFSLERYRAVMDAYLAGLEKAKERGLDLSKIHSVASFFVSRVDTEIDKRIDALGTDEAKAARGKAGVANARLAYQAYEEVFDGDRWSTLESAGANKQRPLWASTGVKDPAYKSTLYVDELVAPNTVNTMPEATLEATAASGEIRGNAIAGTYEQSRAELDAVEKLGISYDEVVQLLEDEGVEKFEASWNDLLKSTEAELQRLAPSEG, from the coding sequence ATGACAGACGCACTCAAGCGCCTCTCCGAGGAGGGCGTCGCGATCTGGCTGGACGACCTGTCGCGCAAGCGCATCACGTCCGGCAACCTCGCCGAGCTGCTCGACCAGCAGCACGTCGTGGGCGTCACCACCAACCCGTCGATCTTCCAGAAGGCGATCAGCAGCGGTGACGGCTACGAGCAGCAGGTCTCCGACCTCGCCGCCCGCAAGGTCACCGTCGAAGAGGCCATCCGCATGATCACGACGGCGGACGTCCGCGACGCCGCCGACATCCTGCGCCCGGTCTTCGACGCCACCGGCGGCCAGGACGGCCGGGTCTCCATCGAGGTCGACCCGCGCCTGGCGCACAACACCAAGGCGACGGTGGCCGAGGCCAAGCAGCTGGCCTGGCTGGTGGACCGCCCCAACACCCTGATCAAGATCCCGGCGACGAAGGCGGGCCTGCCCGCGATCACCGAGACCATCGGTCTCGGCATCAGCGTCAACGTCACGCTGATCTTCTCGCTGGAGCGCTACCGCGCGGTCATGGACGCCTACCTGGCCGGTCTGGAGAAGGCCAAGGAGCGCGGCCTGGACCTGTCGAAGATCCACTCGGTGGCGTCCTTCTTCGTGTCCCGCGTGGACACCGAGATCGACAAGCGCATCGACGCCCTCGGCACCGACGAGGCCAAGGCCGCCCGCGGCAAGGCCGGTGTCGCCAACGCCCGCCTCGCCTACCAGGCGTACGAAGAGGTCTTCGACGGCGACCGCTGGAGCACCCTGGAGAGCGCGGGCGCCAACAAGCAGCGTCCGCTGTGGGCCTCGACCGGCGTCAAGGACCCGGCGTACAAGAGCACGCTGTACGTCGACGAGCTGGTCGCGCCGAACACGGTGAACACCATGCCGGAGGCCACGCTGGAGGCCACCGCGGCGAGCGGCGAGATCCGCGGCAACGCGATCGCCGGGACGTACGAGCAGTCGCGTGCCGAGCTGGACGCGGTCGAAAAGCTCGGGATCTCGTACGACGAGGTCGTCCAGCTGCTGGAGGACGAGGGCGTCGAGAAGTTCGAGGCGTCCTGGAACGACCTGCTCAAGTCGACCGAGGCGGAGCTTCAGCGCCTCGCACCCTCGGAGGGCTGA
- a CDS encoding COX15/CtaA family protein — translation MVRVPKVTRDDLVSAARNPLAFIAERWTPDPRTVRRAALAALVMAVVIVVTGGAVRLTGSGLGCPTWPKCTDDSLTATREMGVHGYIEFGNRLLTYVLCAAVGWAIIAARSQKPYRRSLTRLGWTQFWVVMSNAVLGGIVVLVGLNPYTVAAHFMLSTALIAVAAVMWHRTGESDTAPRPLVGKAVRQLVWVLVGVTLLLIAVGTVVTGAGPHAGDSSKVERIPLNWENVTKLHAVLAWIVVTLAFALWFVLKAVDAPRGPLNRTRDLFLVLLAQGAIGYVQYFTDLPEALVGAHMFGSCLVWIATLRVLLSLRERPADEVDVPAPAAAGTPVATRG, via the coding sequence ATGGTGCGCGTGCCGAAAGTGACCCGCGACGACCTCGTCTCCGCTGCGCGCAACCCGCTCGCCTTCATCGCCGAACGCTGGACCCCGGACCCCAGAACGGTCCGGCGCGCGGCCCTCGCCGCCCTCGTGATGGCGGTGGTCATCGTGGTGACCGGCGGTGCCGTCCGGCTCACCGGGTCGGGCCTCGGCTGCCCGACCTGGCCCAAGTGCACCGACGACTCCCTCACCGCCACCCGTGAGATGGGCGTCCACGGCTACATCGAGTTCGGCAACCGCCTGCTGACGTACGTGCTGTGCGCGGCGGTCGGCTGGGCGATCATCGCGGCGCGCTCGCAGAAGCCGTACCGCCGTAGCCTCACCCGGCTGGGCTGGACGCAGTTCTGGGTCGTGATGAGCAACGCGGTGCTGGGCGGCATCGTCGTGCTGGTCGGTCTCAACCCGTACACGGTGGCCGCGCACTTCATGCTCTCCACCGCGCTCATCGCCGTCGCCGCCGTGATGTGGCACCGCACCGGCGAGAGCGACACCGCGCCCCGTCCGCTGGTCGGCAAGGCCGTGCGGCAGTTGGTGTGGGTCCTGGTGGGCGTCACGCTGCTGCTGATCGCGGTCGGCACGGTCGTCACCGGCGCCGGCCCGCACGCCGGTGACTCCAGCAAGGTCGAGCGCATCCCGCTGAACTGGGAGAACGTCACCAAGCTGCACGCGGTCCTGGCCTGGATCGTGGTGACCCTGGCCTTCGCCCTGTGGTTCGTCCTGAAGGCGGTCGACGCCCCGCGCGGACCGCTGAACCGCACCCGCGACCTGTTCCTGGTCCTCCTCGCCCAGGGCGCCATCGGTTACGTGCAGTACTTCACCGACCTGCCCGAGGCCCTGGTCGGCGCCCATATGTTCGGCTCCTGCCTGGTGTGGATCGCCACCCTCCGGGTCCTGCTGTCCCTGCGGGAACGGCCGGCCGACGAGGTGGACGTGCCCGCTCCGGCGGCTGCGGGGACACCGGTCGCCACGCGCGGCTGA
- the opcA gene encoding glucose-6-phosphate dehydrogenase assembly protein OpcA, producing the protein MKTDLTDTTASKINKALVKARRAIGTPAVGMVLTLVIVTDEENAYDALKSANDASREHPSRTIVVIKRVSRSPRDRTKSRLDAEVRVGADAGTGDTVVLRLYGEVADHAQSVVLPLLLPDAPVVVWWPVNAPLDPARDPLGALGQRRVTDSYAAEKPIEELRTRADNYEPGDTDLAWTRITPWRSMLAAALDQVDCEVISAEVQGEQYNPSVELLAMWLADRLHVHVRRGVSAGPGLNEVRMLTSTGPIRLYRPNGGLALLTLEDQPDRAVALKRRETSELLAEELRRLDPDDTYASALRFGVDRLGSAPGSALTAATAGATTPTSTTAPTAPTSTTSAADAPGAASASAPASGFEPGSAVAPADPAARPSAPALPPAPSGSVGSVGSVGSTGPADDGDAERPTPAQMPPVKKATAP; encoded by the coding sequence ATGAAGACAGACCTCACGGACACCACGGCCAGCAAGATCAACAAGGCGCTGGTGAAAGCCCGGCGGGCGATAGGCACTCCGGCCGTCGGCATGGTGCTCACGCTGGTCATCGTGACGGACGAGGAGAACGCGTACGACGCGCTCAAGTCCGCCAACGACGCCTCCCGCGAGCATCCCTCGCGCACGATCGTGGTCATCAAGCGCGTCTCCCGCTCCCCCCGCGACCGCACGAAGTCACGCCTCGACGCCGAGGTACGGGTGGGCGCGGACGCGGGCACCGGCGACACGGTCGTGCTGCGTCTGTACGGTGAAGTCGCGGACCACGCCCAGTCGGTCGTGCTTCCGCTGCTGCTGCCGGACGCGCCGGTGGTCGTCTGGTGGCCGGTGAACGCGCCGCTCGATCCGGCCCGCGATCCGCTGGGCGCCCTCGGCCAGCGCCGGGTCACCGACAGCTACGCCGCCGAGAAGCCCATCGAGGAGCTGCGGACCCGCGCCGACAACTACGAGCCCGGCGACACGGATCTGGCGTGGACCCGGATCACCCCGTGGCGCTCCATGCTGGCCGCCGCGCTCGACCAGGTGGACTGCGAGGTCATCTCCGCGGAGGTGCAGGGCGAGCAGTACAACCCGAGTGTGGAACTGCTGGCGATGTGGCTGGCGGACCGGCTCCACGTCCATGTACGGCGTGGGGTGTCGGCCGGGCCCGGCCTCAACGAGGTGCGGATGCTGACCAGCACCGGTCCCATCCGGCTGTACCGGCCCAACGGGGGCCTCGCCCTGCTCACGCTGGAGGACCAGCCGGACCGGGCGGTCGCGTTGAAGCGCCGTGAGACGTCCGAGCTGCTGGCGGAGGAGCTGCGCAGGCTCGACCCCGACGACACGTACGCGTCGGCGCTGCGGTTCGGGGTGGATCGGTTGGGGAGCGCGCCGGGCAGTGCGCTGACGGCTGCCACGGCCGGGGCGACCACCCCGACCTCGACGACCGCCCCGACCGCCCCGACCTCGACGACCTCCGCGGCCGACGCTCCGGGGGCCGCTTCGGCCTCGGCTCCCGCTTCCGGGTTCGAGCCAGGTTCGGCCGTCGCTCCGGCTGATCCCGCGGCCCGTCCGTCCGCGCCGGCGCTGCCGCCCGCCCCGTCCGGGTCGGTGGGGTCGGTGGGGTCGGTGGGTTCTACGGGGCCGGCCGATGACGGGGACGCCGAGCGGCCCACTCCGGCGCAGATGCCGCCCGTGAAGAAGGCGACCGCGCCATGA